A genomic segment from Pristiophorus japonicus isolate sPriJap1 chromosome 16, sPriJap1.hap1, whole genome shotgun sequence encodes:
- the alkbh4 gene encoding alpha-ketoglutarate-dependent dioxygenase alkB homolog 4 isoform X2 codes for MDSNEWKPSQSGRKKQDYGPKVNFKKHKLKVERFSGLPCFSHLLIDRMMQHPVLKDFLPVEQCNLDYRPEQGSAIDPHFDDWWLWGERLVSVNLLSETILSMSCDSEDFIQLHHTEMVCNAQSYDPVTGNSESIFNFNGDNTHCTGNDGVEMTSDIGQRPVPYKDVEVAIRMPRRSLIVLYGDARYKWKHGIYRQDINSRRICSTFRELSEEFSHGGKQEALGKELLDIALSFQGVPV; via the exons ATGGACAGCAATGAGTGGAAACCCTCACAATCTGGACGAAAGAAACAG GACTATGGCCCAAAGGTGAATTTTAAAAAGCACAAGTTGAAAGTGGAACGTTTCAGTGGCCTGCCATGCTTCAGCCATCTGCTCATAGACCGAATGATGCAACACCCTGTGCTGAAAGACTTTCTTCCTGTCGAGCAGTGTAACCTGGATTACAGACCAGAACAAGGCTCTGCCATTGACCCACACTTTGATGACTGGTGGTTGTGGGGTGAGCGCCTGGTCAGTGTCAATCTGCTGTCTGAAACCATATTATCAATGTCTTGCGACTCCGAGGATTTCATCCAGCTACATCATACTGAAATGGTGTGCAATGCACAGTCATATGATCCAGTAACTGGTAATTCAGAGAGCATTTTTAATTTCAATGGAGATAATACTCATTGCACAGGCAACGACGGTGTGGAAATGACTAGTGACATAGGTCAAAGGCCAGTCCCTTACAAGGATGTCGAGGTAGCCATCCGTATGCCAAGGAGATCTTTAATTGTTTTGTATGGGGATGCACGCTATAAATGGAAACATGGCATTTACAGGCAAGACATCAATTCAAGGCGGATATGCAGTACTTTTAGGGAGCTATCAGAAGAGTTCAGCCATGGAGGGAAACAAGAGGCACTGGGGAAAGAGCTCTTGGATATAGCATTGAGTTTTCAGGGTGTTCCCGTGTAA